Within the Saccharopolyspora gloriosae genome, the region CGCACTTCCGGGTCCAGGGACTGGCCGATTTCGCGCAACGCAGCCCAGGTCACCGGGGTCTGAGCGTTGAGCTTGTCCGGGCGATCGAGTGTGATGGTGGCACGCCGACCTTGGACCGTGAGCCCCACACCGCCACGGTCCAGAAGGTCGGCGTCCATCCTCGACTGCTCCAAGCGGGCCTCCATCAGTTCTGCGTTGACCGGGCAGGAATCGCGCAAGACGTTACCCGCCGGTCGTAAACGGACCGCATCGAACCGATCATGCCCGCCGAGTCACTTCTTCTTGGTACGCGTTGCACCCCCACGGCCGCGCAGCTGCACGCCCGACTCGCTCAGCACCCGGTGCACGAACCCGTAGGAACGCCCGGTCGCCTCGGCAAGGGCGCGAATGCTCGCTCCCTTCTCGTATTTCTTCTTCAGGTCACTGGCAAGCTTGTCCCGGGCGCTCCCTGTAATTCGCGCACCCTTCTTCAGGTCAGCCACAGTGTCCCCGCCTTCCCTCCGAACAGGTCGGGCCGCTCGCGACCCCTGTCGTCGCAATGATCGAACAGGACGGCCGTAAACGCCAGGCGATCATGCAAAAAGATCGCCCAACGGTTGAGATCGAGAGGCTGCGATCACCGGAATGCGCTCGACCGATCGGTCTAGCCAACTCGCGACATCCGGCGGTGAAGACCGCCATCTCACGGCATTTTTGCTGTTCAGAGCGTTGTTACAGAGAGAGATCAGTCGCCGCTCGCCGACAGTGACGACCGGTCGTCGCAGCAGGTCGTGATCCGTTACATGAGCCGAGGGGTGCGAAAAAACACTCGTCAGGCGAGTTGCACTAGCTCCAAGTAATCAGCCGACCAGTGGTCCTCGGTCCCGTCGGGCAACAGGATCACACGTTCCGGCTCCAATGCTTCCACGGCGCCGGGATCATGCGTGACCAGAACGACCGCTCCGCTGAAACTGCGCAGCGCATCAAGGACCTGTTCGCGGCTGGCGGGGTCGAGGTTGTTCGTCGGTTCGTCCAGCAGCAGCACGTTCGCCGCGCTGGAGACGAGGCCTGCGAGCGCCAGCCGGGTCTTCTCACCGCCGGAGAGCGTGCCCGCAGGCTGATCGAGCTGCTCACCGCGGAATAGGAACGTCCCGAGCAGCGTGCGCAGCTGCTGTTCCGGGGTGTCGGGGGCGGCGCTGCGAATGTTCGACCACACGCTGGCGTCGTGGTCGAGGGTCTCGTGTTCCTGCGCGTAGTAGCCGACGCGC harbors:
- a CDS encoding helix-turn-helix domain-containing protein; translation: MADLKKGARITGSARDKLASDLKKKYEKGASIRALAEATGRSYGFVHRVLSESGVQLRGRGGATRTKKK